The genomic stretch ATTCGGTGGTAGAAAAAGTTGATACAGAGCGACAACCTACAGCTAATTATAACATAATGCGTTCGCCAATAGCAACAAAAAAGCATTTGAATGAACCGAAGAGCTGGAAATCCAGGATAAGTAAATGTCTTGTCAAAGATTGTCAAAAATGTCTGCACGTAATAATGTCAAATAGATGAGCactataaaagaattaaaagggGAAGAGGAAACATACCTCCCATAAATAACGCGAAAGAGTAAAACTTTGATTAATTAAATCGGAAGAGACCCCACATTATTTGAAAGAAGGGcctttcaaatgaaaatagaagaaatgaaaTATTGACCTAGAGCGGATAAAAGTTTCCCTCGTTACAATCAGTATCCCATGGGAAATGTTAAATGAGATCGTACTTACCGTTCGACAATAGTAAAATTGAACATTGTCgataaactgaattttttttttacgattttttatgtttgaatgGATAGTGAATTATTGGACAAGGGAACACTACCTAGAATGACtgtgatttgaatgaaataacAAGGGAGTAGTGACCCAGAATGGTAGTTATTGAGTATACGAATTGTTAATTATATTATATACAGCAATGTATTAAGAATTTATTTTACTCATTTCTTTTTGCAGACAGAGCAAATGAGATACGAACAGGCCTATAGCCTAGGAAATTGAGGtaaatatatatagaaaaaaaaaataagaatttaaaTCCTGTTTGTAGTAGTCAACAAATACTTTTGACACTACGTAAAATGTATGCCAAGAAACATTTAAACAAACGAAGAGGACTAAAACATAGGGTAACGCCTCAAATTACAAATATGGAAAGACCGAAAAGACACGAAAATTATGAGATACCacaaagattaaaaattttgttggaAAGACCAACAGTATCTCTGGAAGAACAGATAAGACATTCCTGGAATAAGGAAGACTGTTCTGAAAACATATTTGTAGAAACTAATGGTCTCACAGCCCATCGAACTTATGCAAGAAACAATACTGATTGCATAAGAGGTAAAGTTGGGTTCACAAAAGGTCTCCATGTATGGGAAATAACATGGCCTAGTGAACAGAGGGGGACACATGCATACGTTGGAATAGCAACGTCTGATGCAACCCTACAATGCATGGGTTATCAAAGTCTATTAGGACTAGATAGCAATTCTTGGGGCTTTGACATAAACAGGGGCATGACGCTTCATGATTCAATCATTGACACGTACCCGAAAAAACAAAATGGTAGAGAACgaaaatcttttgaaaaattcaaaataaagttcGAGACTATTAAAGTGATACTGGATATGGATAAAGGCACACTGAGCTTTTTAGCCAATGGCCAATACTTTGGAGAAGCCTTCGAGGGTCTCCAAAATAAGACACTATACCCAATAATTTCAACAGTTTGGGGCAGAAGTGAGGTAAAAATGGAATATTTAGGTGGTTTAGAGTCTAAACCAATTACCTTACAGGAATTGTGCAAATACACAATCTGTAAAGGAATGtgttcaatacatttcaaagaAAATGTCAAACTTTTCCAATTACCAAAGTCAATAGAGAACTATTTGTGCCTTCAAGGAAAGGACTTTTGGAAAAGGAGTCTGAACACAGACAGAAAACATGAATGCACAAATTATTGTGTCACAAATAACACGATTGGGCTCCGAGTAAAagacgtgtgaaaaaaaaaaaattatggatttacacacatctgtcagcatatttttttttagatatataACTATGTAGTATGATAGAGTTTAATTTTAATAGTATATAATTATTTTTGGGATTATTCTACATTTTATTATACAATTatttaatagaaaacaaaatgagTATATTTACAGATTAATCCTGCCTAAAACCTCAAATCAGGGGGGGTTTTAGGTCAACAGCAATTTACCAGGCGATCCACAGAAGACGAGAAGGAAGATAAACCAGAATGGTGAATAGAAGGAAGGTAAAACAGAATGATGGTATGGTGAGTGTAGATTGCTGCTATACGGTAATGCAAGTGTAATTTTGGGTTATCCTTTTCGGTATTAAATACTTGCATTGCTGtagacctgtttttttttttttcctttcatatttccaatatttttactttt from Wyeomyia smithii strain HCP4-BCI-WySm-NY-G18 chromosome 3, ASM2978416v1, whole genome shotgun sequence encodes the following:
- the LOC129732815 gene encoding protein gustavus-like, encoding MYAKKHLNKRRGLKHRVTPQITNMERPKRHENYEIPQRLKILLERPTVSLEEQIRHSWNKEDCSENIFVETNGLTAHRTYARNNTDCIRGKVGFTKGLHVWEITWPSEQRGTHAYVGIATSDATLQCMGYQSLLGLDSNSWGFDINRGMTLHDSIIDTYPKKQNGRERKSFEKFKIKFETIKVILDMDKGTLSFLANGQYFGEAFEGLQNKTLYPIISTVWGRSEVKMEYLGGLESKPITLQELCKYTICKGMCSIHFKENVKLFQLPKSIENYLCLQGKDFWKRSLNTDRKHECTNYCVTNNTIGLRVKDV